The following are encoded together in the Blautia obeum ATCC 29174 genome:
- the sdaAA gene encoding L-serine ammonia-lyase, iron-sulfur-dependent, subunit alpha: MREFKNAKELLALCSEKDLPISEIMRQREIIIGEMQEQEVNARMTHVLEIMKEAAFSPIKHPVKSMGGLIGGESKKLFLHQASGKGICGELLEKAITYAMATLETNASMGLIVASPTAGSAGIVPGLLLALQEVYNYSDKYIQKALFNAGAIGYLAMRNATVAGAVGGCQAETGVAAAMAASATTELLGGTPLQCTHAASTVLMNMLGLVCDPVGGLVEYPCQNRNAAGVANALVAAEMALAGITQLIPLDEMITIMYTVGKKLPAELRETALGGCATAPSACEACHICS, translated from the coding sequence ATGAGAGAATTTAAAAATGCCAAAGAACTTCTGGCTTTATGTTCAGAAAAAGATCTTCCAATCTCTGAAATTATGCGCCAGAGAGAAATTATAATTGGTGAAATGCAAGAACAGGAAGTAAACGCTCGCATGACACATGTTCTTGAGATTATGAAAGAAGCTGCTTTTTCACCAATCAAACACCCTGTAAAATCCATGGGTGGACTGATTGGCGGTGAATCAAAAAAACTCTTCCTTCATCAGGCTTCCGGCAAAGGGATCTGCGGGGAACTGCTTGAAAAAGCCATCACCTATGCTATGGCAACTCTGGAAACCAATGCTTCCATGGGGCTAATCGTGGCCTCTCCGACTGCGGGTTCTGCCGGAATCGTTCCAGGCCTTTTACTTGCCCTTCAGGAAGTTTACAACTACTCTGACAAATATATCCAAAAAGCACTTTTTAATGCTGGTGCCATTGGTTATCTTGCCATGAGAAATGCAACTGTTGCCGGTGCAGTCGGTGGCTGTCAGGCAGAGACAGGTGTTGCTGCTGCCATGGCTGCTTCTGCAACTACTGAATTACTTGGCGGAACACCCCTGCAATGTACCCACGCAGCATCTACCGTACTGATGAATATGCTTGGACTTGTCTGTGACCCGGTCGGCGGCCTTGTCGAGTATCCATGCCAGAACCGAAACGCTGCCGGAGTTGCCAATGCTCTCGTTGCTGCCGAAATGGCACTTGCCGGAATCACGCAGCTCATTCCCCTTGATGAGATGATCACAATCATGTACACTGTAGGCAAAAAACTACCT
- the sdaAB gene encoding L-serine ammonia-lyase, iron-sulfur-dependent subunit beta has product MSFISIFDVMGPNMIGPSSSHTAGAARIGFLAQKMINGPLKEVNFTLYGSFARTFKGHGTDRALLGGIMGFSTDDMRIRNSFEIAKEKGLTFSFTPNELETDIHPNTVDIHMVNNNGQEMTVRGESLGGGKVRIVKINSVQVDFSGEYSAIIVIHQDKPGVAAYITKCLSDRNVNIAFMRLFRESKGEIAYTIVESDGRLPEDIGNTIRKNQHIHEVMIVQM; this is encoded by the coding sequence ATGTCTTTTATCAGCATATTTGATGTAATGGGGCCAAACATGATCGGACCTTCCAGCTCCCATACTGCCGGAGCTGCCCGCATCGGTTTTTTAGCCCAGAAAATGATCAATGGTCCACTAAAAGAAGTAAACTTTACTCTTTATGGCTCTTTTGCAAGGACTTTTAAAGGACACGGTACTGACCGGGCTCTGCTGGGAGGTATCATGGGATTTTCCACCGATGATATGCGCATCCGTAACTCTTTTGAAATTGCAAAAGAAAAAGGCCTTACCTTCTCATTTACTCCTAATGAATTAGAAACTGACATTCATCCTAATACTGTTGACATTCATATGGTCAATAACAACGGTCAGGAAATGACTGTCCGCGGCGAATCCCTTGGCGGCGGAAAAGTCCGCATCGTAAAGATCAACTCTGTACAGGTCGATTTCTCCGGCGAATACAGCGCTATTATCGTCATCCATCAGGATAAACCGGGTGTAGCTGCCTATATCACCAAATGTCTCAGCGATCGAAATGTAAATATTGCCTTTATGCGCCTTTTCAGAGAGTCCAAAGGCGAGATTGCCTACACGATCGTCGAATCCGATGGACGTCTTCCAGAAGATATTGGAAATACGATTCGCAAGAATCAGCATATCCACGAAGTGATGATCGTACAGATGTAG
- a CDS encoding nuclease-related domain-containing protein, with amino-acid sequence MGSINCYIPNRSGDKIEIDMIMLCQKGIYVIENKNYSGWIFGDEKSKNWCEILKGKKYFFYNPIKQNKSHIKNLEKQLQVGDDKYVSLITFNANANLKKVSTESSGIYVVGYKQLKKFMKKQTDKPDILIDEEIENIYQQLLPGTKLSDEEKQEHVNRIKQQYKK; translated from the coding sequence ATGGGCAGTATTAATTGCTATATACCCAACCGGTCTGGTGATAAAATAGAAATAGACATGATAATGTTGTGTCAAAAAGGAATTTATGTAATAGAAAATAAAAATTATTCAGGATGGATATTTGGTGACGAAAAAAGTAAGAACTGGTGCGAAATACTGAAAGGAAAAAAATATTTTTTTTATAATCCAATAAAGCAAAATAAAAGTCATATTAAAAACCTGGAAAAACAGTTACAGGTAGGTGATGATAAGTACGTTTCGCTTATTACATTTAATGCGAATGCAAATCTAAAAAAAGTTTCTACAGAGAGTTCGGGTATATACGTGGTTGGATATAAGCAGTTAAAGAAGTTTATGAAAAAACAGACAGATAAGCCCGATATTTTAATTGATGAAGAAATAGAAAATATATATCAACAGCTTCTGCCGGGGACTAAACTCAGTGATGAGGAAAAGCAGGAACACGTAAACAGAATAAAACAACAGTATAAAAAATAA
- a CDS encoding cysteine hydrolase family protein: MQDILVVVDMQNDFIDGTLGTKEAVAIVPKVEEKIRNFKGTVLFTRDTHETWYLDTQEGKKLPVPHCIRNTEGWQIRSELDKLRKTEPIDKDTFGSTDLADELVAMNIDDDIGSITFVGLCTDICVISNALLVKASLPEIPIIVDSACCAGVTPESHENALNAMKMCQIDIVG; this comes from the coding sequence ATGCAGGATATTTTAGTTGTGGTAGATATGCAGAATGATTTCATTGATGGCACACTTGGGACAAAAGAAGCTGTCGCAATTGTTCCCAAAGTAGAGGAGAAAATCAGAAATTTTAAAGGAACCGTTCTTTTTACACGAGATACTCATGAAACATGGTATCTGGATACTCAGGAGGGAAAGAAACTTCCAGTACCACACTGCATCCGGAATACAGAAGGATGGCAGATCAGAAGTGAACTGGATAAGCTCAGAAAAACGGAACCGATTGATAAAGATACTTTTGGTTCTACAGATCTGGCAGATGAACTGGTGGCAATGAATATCGATGATGATATAGGAAGTATTACATTTGTTGGTCTTTGCACAGATATCTGTGTGATTTCCAATGCACTTCTGGTAAAAGCATCTCTTCCAGAAATTCCGATCATAGTAGATTCTGCATGCTGTGCAGGAGTGACACCAGAAAGTCATGAAAATGCATTGAATGCTATGAAAATGTGCCAGATAGATATTGTTGGATAA
- a CDS encoding DUF2812 domain-containing protein yields the protein MKELKKEFRWFNIMEYEKEENYLSKRHQEGWKFKRVTFPGVYTFERCEPEKVIYQLDYNKEGIKHQMEYVRMFEDCGWEYLTEFDGYNYFRKPADKMQQEEEIFCDDISRLDMMNRIFIGRVIPLIVILCGLIWQLYISATDHSERDWLPVFIVLVIIYIITFLQFAVKYFAFRKKVK from the coding sequence ATGAAAGAACTCAAAAAAGAATTTCGCTGGTTTAACATCATGGAGTACGAAAAAGAAGAAAATTACCTGAGTAAAAGACACCAGGAAGGCTGGAAATTCAAGAGAGTGACTTTCCCTGGTGTGTATACATTTGAGCGGTGTGAGCCTGAGAAAGTGATTTACCAGTTGGATTACAATAAAGAAGGAATCAAACACCAGATGGAATATGTGCGGATGTTTGAGGATTGCGGCTGGGAATACCTGACAGAGTTTGATGGCTATAATTATTTCCGCAAGCCGGCAGATAAGATGCAGCAGGAAGAAGAAATATTCTGTGACGACATCTCCCGCCTGGATATGATGAATCGGATTTTTATAGGAAGAGTAATTCCGTTGATCGTAATTCTTTGCGGTCTGATCTGGCAGCTTTATATATCTGCGACAGACCATAGTGAACGGGATTGGTTGCCGGTATTTATTGTATTAGTGATTATATACATTATTACTTTCCTACAGTTTGCAGTAAAATATTTTGCATTTCGGAAAAAGGTAAAATAA
- a CDS encoding replication protein yields the protein MLSRKEERTISKKESPSRTRNYATIVYPESAPENWREILADLHIPVLISPLHDKDVTPDGEIKKAHYHVIIMYGGVKTTAQAEAIIKKIGGVGVVPINHLPAYARYLIHLDDPDKAQYDVHDVTALSGADYDAITYIPADDLSCIVDMLQFINVNQISSFSVFADICALEHKEWLRVLALKKTSYFFYSTLNQRHGLNHLFLTRRIYNYDVKCN from the coding sequence ATACTGTCAAGAAAGGAGGAAAGAACCATAAGTAAAAAAGAATCTCCTAGCAGAACTAGGAACTATGCAACAATTGTGTACCCAGAGTCAGCGCCTGAAAATTGGAGAGAAATATTGGCTGATCTGCATATTCCTGTGTTAATTAGCCCATTGCATGATAAGGACGTTACACCTGATGGGGAAATAAAAAAGGCGCATTATCATGTGATTATTATGTATGGCGGGGTCAAAACTACTGCACAGGCAGAAGCTATTATCAAGAAAATTGGTGGTGTAGGCGTTGTACCGATAAATCATCTCCCAGCATATGCACGTTATCTTATTCATTTGGATGACCCAGACAAGGCTCAATATGATGTGCATGATGTTACTGCACTGTCTGGTGCAGATTATGATGCAATTACCTATATTCCTGCGGATGATTTAAGTTGCATTGTGGATATGTTGCAGTTTATTAATGTAAATCAGATTTCTAGTTTTTCAGTTTTTGCTGATATATGTGCATTGGAGCACAAAGAATGGTTGCGCGTACTTGCACTCAAAAAAACATCATACTTTTTTTACAGTACCTTAAATCAGCGACATGGACTGAATCACTTATTCTTGACAAGGAGGATTTATAATTATGATGTTAAATGTAACTAA
- a CDS encoding nitroreductase family protein, which produces MNSIFHRISVRKYEDRPVEKEKIMEILRAGMQAPSACNQQPWEFYVVTDKEKIQKLSKVTPYTGCATGAPVVIVPVYRTEGLVAPSFAQIDMAIAQENIWLETDAQGLGGVWFGIAPVEDRMEEVHRLLELPENVKVFSMFALGYPAETRPQQNRFEPERIHFIEK; this is translated from the coding sequence ATGAACAGTATTTTTCACAGAATCAGCGTAAGAAAATATGAAGACAGACCAGTAGAAAAGGAAAAAATCATGGAGATTCTGAGGGCGGGAATGCAGGCACCGAGTGCATGTAACCAGCAGCCATGGGAATTTTATGTGGTGACAGATAAAGAAAAAATCCAGAAATTATCCAAAGTGACACCATACACCGGTTGTGCAACAGGGGCACCTGTAGTAATCGTTCCTGTATATCGTACAGAAGGGCTTGTGGCACCGTCTTTTGCACAGATTGACATGGCGATTGCACAGGAAAATATCTGGCTGGAAACAGATGCGCAGGGGCTTGGCGGTGTATGGTTTGGTATTGCACCAGTGGAAGACCGTATGGAAGAAGTACACAGACTCCTGGAACTTCCGGAAAATGTGAAGGTATTTTCTATGTTTGCACTGGGTTATCCGGCAGAAACAAGACCTCAGCAGAATCGCTTTGAGCCTGAAAGAATACATTTCATAGAAAAATAA
- a CDS encoding MBL fold metallo-hydrolase, with protein sequence MKLKALSKYDGDVDTRYGDCIMLYDDTSLIVYDCGHSRHAEEVEDFLQKKFLIKQVSIVISHNDSDHTNGILDLMEYLYEHGYTVTVYSALYLKNTKEILDILDDKRRTSEKTKEHILEMFNKIREIVEQAQEYGFSVENAEVNTKIFSGTIVGPTVEEFTKVVAAAVESGEASTKIDGETVMNAASIQLKIKLETADLILLCGDATPEYLHNLDIYNIIQLPHHGKLESAKKIFEALEDSHSKEYLISDNTGSGETSGGSDDTVEYMKDERYSPALSTKNKIVDIPSSVATAIRETRRVKLGEMDNKC encoded by the coding sequence ATGAAACTTAAAGCATTAAGTAAGTACGATGGAGATGTAGACACAAGATACGGAGATTGTATTATGTTATATGATGATACATCGTTGATTGTATATGACTGTGGTCATAGCCGGCATGCGGAAGAGGTTGAAGATTTTTTGCAAAAAAAATTTTTAATTAAGCAGGTTTCTATTGTGATATCTCACAATGACAGTGATCACACAAATGGAATTTTGGATTTAATGGAGTATTTATATGAACATGGATATACTGTAACGGTATATTCTGCCTTATATCTGAAAAACACAAAGGAAATTTTGGATATTCTTGATGATAAAAGACGTACGTCAGAGAAAACAAAAGAACATATATTGGAAATGTTTAACAAAATACGTGAAATTGTTGAACAGGCACAGGAATATGGTTTTTCTGTAGAAAATGCAGAAGTAAACACAAAAATATTTTCTGGAACAATTGTTGGACCGACAGTAGAAGAGTTTACAAAAGTGGTTGCAGCAGCTGTTGAATCTGGAGAAGCCAGTACAAAAATTGATGGTGAAACCGTAATGAATGCTGCAAGTATTCAATTGAAAATAAAGTTGGAAACAGCAGATTTGATTTTATTGTGTGGAGATGCAACGCCAGAATATTTACATAATCTGGACATATATAATATTATTCAGCTTCCACATCATGGAAAACTTGAAAGTGCAAAAAAAATATTTGAGGCTTTGGAAGATTCACACAGTAAGGAGTATCTGATATCTGATAATACGGGATCAGGTGAAACTAGTGGTGGGTCAGATGATACTGTCGAGTATATGAAAGATGAGAGATATTCTCCTGCTTTAAGCACTAAAAATAAAATTGTAGACATTCCAAGCAGTGTTGCAACAGCGATAAGAGAAACCAGGAGGGTTAAGCTGGGTGAAATGGATAATAAGTGCTAG
- a CDS encoding protein-export chaperone SecB, translating to MEVRSKYESALILDKIEIIESSFRKKDGSLDDLELGVQVDHSLNKIGDDKFELILTTKVADQDEKVCVWVKGRAIFNTQQENMSILERNAIAILFPYIRSYISTITTQPGMAPILLPAMNIVAMLNDQKKN from the coding sequence ATGGAAGTCAGATCTAAATATGAAAGTGCTCTTATTTTAGACAAAATTGAAATTATAGAAAGTAGCTTTAGAAAAAAAGATGGATCGTTAGATGATCTGGAGTTAGGAGTTCAGGTTGATCATAGTCTGAATAAAATCGGTGATGATAAGTTTGAACTTATTCTTACAACTAAAGTTGCAGATCAAGATGAAAAAGTATGTGTTTGGGTAAAAGGAAGAGCAATATTCAATACTCAGCAGGAAAACATGAGTATTCTTGAAAGAAATGCTATTGCTATTCTGTTCCCATATATTAGAAGCTATATTTCTACCATAACAACTCAGCCGGGAATGGCACCTATCTTATTGCCGGCAATGAATATTGTTGCGATGCTGAATGATCAAAAGAAAAATTAA
- a CDS encoding PadR family transcriptional regulator gives MDAHIKKVYVPMTETSFYILLCLRTPNHGYGIVQKVKELTDNEVVLGPGTMYGSLSKLEKDGLIHFIREEDKRKIYEITELGTEVLELELKRIRRLYRNAQEVTK, from the coding sequence ATGGATGCGCACATAAAAAAGGTTTATGTTCCCATGACGGAGACAAGCTTTTATATATTGTTATGTCTCCGTACCCCGAATCATGGGTATGGGATTGTACAAAAGGTAAAAGAGCTGACGGATAATGAAGTGGTGCTCGGTCCGGGAACCATGTATGGAAGCCTTTCGAAGCTGGAGAAGGATGGTCTGATTCATTTTATTCGGGAGGAAGACAAGAGGAAAATTTATGAGATTACAGAACTCGGCACAGAAGTTCTGGAGCTTGAACTGAAGAGAATCCGCAGGTTGTATCGGAATGCACAGGAGGTAACGAAATGA
- a CDS encoding helix-turn-helix domain-containing protein translates to MTVYIDLENLLKEKQISKNKLCLACNLQRTQLNNYCKNKVSRIDLSILARICEFLDCTPNDILKLKP, encoded by the coding sequence ATGACTGTATATATAGATTTGGAGAATCTCCTTAAAGAAAAGCAAATCAGCAAAAATAAATTATGCCTTGCTTGCAATTTGCAACGAACTCAATTAAACAATTATTGTAAAAACAAGGTATCTCGGATAGATTTATCCATTTTGGCACGTATATGCGAATTTCTCGACTGTACACCAAATGATATTTTAAAGCTCAAACCATAA
- a CDS encoding tyrosine-type recombinase/integrase — protein sequence MDTVADLEKMIERKKIEKLHRYKIFYNEKRDAWYTCHPLNYKRRIQRKTKEELLDALAPFLTVEIGNDMTLTDLYPEWLDYKSQLTNSPNTIAVHEKHWNKYFKDTSLFLKPISTITLKDLNLWANALIKKWDLSSKQWQTIKTIPKQIFEYAYMSEYIQHNSFPEIKITVKFRQVIKKSGETQTYNSEEFEKILQDLYSSFQEKGEKRFLAIILNFYLGLRAGELAALQWGDIVENHIHIQREMVCINSRDLEIDAFQAQIRTGELELLPNPKNNKNIYAITNHTKTHKERYVPIISQAANVIQILKKLSPCHKASDYIFYENGKYMTLRSINSMLERACDHIDIDTKRSHIIRKTYASRLAASGYPVDAIRSNLGHSNLATTYGYLYNPLTASESLLIMEKAFSDLSQQVTTTFLFPHNAKTPETL from the coding sequence ATGGATACGGTAGCGGATCTTGAAAAAATGATTGAAAGAAAAAAGATCGAAAAGCTTCACCGATATAAAATTTTTTATAACGAGAAAAGAGATGCTTGGTACACGTGTCATCCATTAAATTATAAGAGACGAATTCAGAGAAAAACAAAAGAAGAATTATTAGATGCTCTGGCACCATTTTTAACAGTGGAAATCGGCAATGACATGACTCTTACAGATTTATATCCAGAATGGTTGGATTACAAGTCACAGCTTACCAACAGTCCAAATACTATAGCTGTTCATGAAAAACATTGGAATAAGTACTTCAAAGATACGTCTTTGTTTCTTAAGCCTATTTCAACGATTACGCTAAAAGACTTAAATCTGTGGGCTAATGCACTTATAAAAAAATGGGATTTATCATCAAAACAATGGCAGACTATTAAAACTATACCAAAACAGATTTTCGAATATGCGTATATGAGTGAATATATTCAACATAATTCATTTCCTGAAATCAAGATCACAGTCAAATTTCGGCAGGTTATTAAAAAGAGTGGAGAAACGCAGACATATAATTCTGAAGAATTTGAAAAAATTCTTCAAGACTTATATTCTTCATTTCAAGAAAAAGGAGAAAAGCGCTTCTTAGCTATTATCCTAAACTTTTATTTGGGGTTACGAGCAGGAGAACTTGCTGCTTTACAATGGGGTGATATTGTTGAGAATCACATTCATATCCAACGCGAGATGGTTTGTATAAATAGCAGAGATTTAGAAATTGATGCTTTTCAAGCCCAAATAAGAACAGGAGAGCTTGAATTGCTTCCAAATCCCAAAAATAATAAAAATATTTATGCTATCACAAATCATACAAAGACTCATAAGGAACGATATGTACCTATTATTTCACAAGCCGCTAATGTAATTCAAATTCTTAAAAAACTTAGTCCATGTCATAAAGCAAGTGATTATATTTTTTATGAAAATGGTAAATATATGACTTTGAGAAGTATTAACAGTATGTTGGAACGTGCTTGTGATCATATAGATATTGACACAAAAAGAAGTCACATCATCAGAAAGACATATGCAAGCCGTTTGGCTGCGTCAGGTTATCCTGTAGATGCAATACGTTCTAATTTGGGGCACAGCAACCTTGCTACTACATATGGATATCTATATAATCCGTTGACAGCTTCCGAGAGTCTGTTAATTATGGAGAAAGCATTTTCTGACTTGTCACAACAAGTCACAACAACTTTTTTATTTCCTCATAACGCAAAAACACCGGAAACCCTTTAA
- a CDS encoding AAA family ATPase: MLIKFSIENYLSFNQKQTFSMEAGKTRKYSDRIYKDKQLKLTKCEAIFGANASGKSNLTEAFDFIQTMVLNGLPNGFTNKYFRQNPSNQSKPSSFEIELLLDGKRMVYGFSILLKTGSIQSEYLYELTTNNLHKLLFTRNLLDASFVVGDYFQDSNGIEKLEMYGEDSIADSELLFLSIINHGKAKMYEDTPELKILKKVYYWFGKHLTVSNPNSILTGYPYFSNSNLTEIANLLNALGTGISDLKIVEVPVEIIKTKIPDKLFNKIISDLEKRKAKSKTAPSPIMLRSYKEFYTFELNEENDLIIKTIEFSHEKKSIYFNLKEESDGTARLLDLIEILLKVSDDHIFVIDEIDRCLHPAMTTRIIELFLQMASERNTQLIITSHESRLLAAEILRNDEICFILKNSDGESILNPLEKYQLRADKKVYAAMFDGTLKNVLPFYNKEKIQNILAQDRM, translated from the coding sequence ATGCTAATTAAATTTTCTATAGAAAACTATTTATCTTTTAATCAGAAACAGACTTTTTCCATGGAAGCCGGAAAGACTCGAAAATATTCTGATCGAATTTACAAAGACAAACAACTAAAATTAACTAAATGTGAAGCTATTTTCGGTGCTAATGCTTCCGGAAAATCTAATCTTACAGAAGCTTTCGACTTCATTCAAACCATGGTCTTAAACGGACTGCCAAACGGATTTACTAATAAATATTTTAGACAAAATCCTTCTAATCAATCCAAACCTTCTTCTTTTGAGATTGAATTACTTCTTGATGGAAAACGTATGGTTTATGGTTTTTCCATTTTATTAAAAACCGGATCTATTCAGAGCGAATATCTCTACGAGCTTACAACAAATAATCTTCATAAGCTACTTTTTACACGTAATCTTTTGGATGCTTCCTTCGTTGTTGGAGATTATTTTCAAGATTCTAACGGAATTGAAAAGTTAGAAATGTATGGCGAAGACAGTATAGCAGATTCTGAATTACTTTTTCTTTCCATTATCAATCATGGAAAAGCCAAAATGTATGAAGATACACCGGAATTAAAAATTCTCAAAAAAGTATACTATTGGTTTGGAAAGCATTTAACAGTAAGCAATCCTAACAGTATTCTCACAGGGTATCCTTATTTTTCAAATTCAAATCTTACTGAAATTGCCAATCTTTTAAATGCATTGGGAACAGGCATATCAGACTTAAAAATTGTTGAAGTCCCTGTAGAAATCATAAAAACCAAAATACCAGATAAGTTGTTTAATAAAATTATTTCTGATTTAGAAAAAAGAAAGGCCAAAAGCAAAACAGCCCCTTCTCCCATTATGCTTCGTTCCTATAAAGAATTTTACACATTTGAACTTAATGAAGAAAATGACCTTATTATTAAAACAATAGAATTCAGTCACGAAAAAAAATCTATCTATTTTAATTTAAAAGAGGAATCTGATGGTACCGCACGCTTATTGGATTTAATAGAAATTTTACTAAAAGTTTCTGATGACCATATTTTTGTCATAGACGAAATTGATCGTTGTCTTCATCCAGCAATGACAACTCGCATTATTGAACTATTCCTTCAAATGGCCTCAGAAAGAAATACCCAGTTAATCATCACAAGTCATGAATCACGTTTATTAGCAGCTGAGATTCTTCGAAATGATGAAATCTGCTTTATTTTAAAAAATTCAGATGGTGAATCCATCCTTAATCCTTTAGAAAAATATCAACTACGCGCAGACAAAAAAGTATATGCTGCAATGTTTGATGGAACTTTAAAAAATGTTCTTCCTTTTTATAATAAAGAAAAAATACAAAATATTCTTGCACAAGACAGAATGTAA
- a CDS encoding site-specific integrase, which translates to MQIEEKKSRLENLFFNDTIDDETVANIEKMLTRKKVEKLHKYKILYNEKRDAWYTANPQDYNKRIQRKTLGELLDALKPYYIESTSTYLQDIFEEWLDYKRTITDSPNTICAHRKHWKRFFDGTDFFQIPLQEIKVSDINSWANQLIKKYNLSSHAWQTIKTIPKQMFEYAKDHGYIATNPFPELRVTVKFRQVSKPTSETQVYNTDEYHKIIEDLWKSYDKKHEPRFLSIVCNFLMGLRAGELCALRWQDLDMKKWEISIVQEMVHMDATELSNPYYDVYKASGQIVILPGQKGRKGVYVLLDHTKTHTERVIPVVHKAQEIFKLLRANAPDAKPDDFIFGYGSKYLNLRSINSMLEYACKHISTDVKRSHKLRKTYASRLNAAGLPLDQIRACLGHSNTTTTLGYIYTPLTPEESLSIMEKAFAN; encoded by the coding sequence ATGCAGATTGAAGAAAAGAAATCAAGACTGGAAAATCTTTTTTTCAATGATACAATTGATGATGAAACGGTAGCGAACATTGAAAAAATGCTAACCAGAAAAAAAGTAGAAAAACTTCACAAGTACAAAATCTTATACAACGAAAAAAGAGATGCCTGGTACACCGCAAACCCGCAGGATTATAACAAGCGTATTCAAAGAAAAACTCTTGGTGAATTGTTGGATGCATTAAAGCCTTACTATATAGAATCCACTTCCACTTACCTGCAGGATATTTTTGAGGAATGGCTGGATTATAAAAGAACCATCACTGACAGCCCTAATACTATCTGTGCTCACAGAAAACACTGGAAAAGATTTTTTGACGGAACTGATTTCTTTCAGATTCCCTTACAGGAAATCAAGGTCTCGGATATCAATTCCTGGGCCAACCAGTTGATCAAAAAATATAATTTATCCAGTCACGCCTGGCAGACGATAAAAACCATTCCAAAACAGATGTTTGAGTATGCGAAAGACCATGGATATATTGCTACTAACCCATTTCCGGAGCTCAGGGTAACTGTTAAATTCCGTCAGGTATCCAAGCCAACTAGCGAAACTCAGGTTTACAACACCGACGAATATCATAAAATTATTGAGGATCTGTGGAAATCGTACGATAAGAAACACGAGCCGCGCTTTTTATCTATCGTTTGCAATTTTTTGATGGGATTACGTGCCGGAGAATTGTGCGCCCTTCGATGGCAAGATCTGGACATGAAGAAATGGGAAATATCGATTGTACAGGAAATGGTACATATGGATGCCACTGAACTGAGTAATCCTTATTATGATGTGTATAAGGCTTCCGGACAGATTGTTATTCTTCCTGGTCAGAAAGGCAGAAAAGGTGTGTATGTATTGCTTGATCATACCAAGACTCATACAGAACGTGTCATTCCTGTTGTACATAAAGCTCAGGAGATTTTCAAATTATTAAGAGCAAATGCTCCTGATGCAAAACCTGATGACTTCATTTTCGGATATGGAAGCAAATACCTGAACCTGCGATCAATTAACAGTATGCTGGAATATGCCTGCAAGCACATCAGTACAGATGTAAAGCGCAGCCACAAACTGAGAAAGACTTACGCAAGCCGCCTGAACGCAGCTGGTCTTCCTCTGGATCAGATTCGTGCCTGCCTTGGCCACAGCAACACCACCACCACATTAGGGTACATATACACTCCCCTGACTCCTGAGGAAAGTTTGAGTATCATGGAAAAAGCATTTGCCAACTGA